Genomic DNA from Dehalogenimonas lykanthroporepellens BL-DC-9:
GAACTACCGACACCTGCGGAAATCGCCCGGATGGAGGAGCCCTGGGTCAAAATCAGAGTGCTGGTGCCGTCCCGGTATATCGGCGCGGTGATGGAACTGGAACGCGAATTCGGCGGCATCCATCGCCATACCGAATTTCTGGGCCATTCCACCGGTAGCGAGGGCTCTCAGCGGGTTCAACTAGATTACGATATGCCGCTCCGGTCAATGCTGACGACCTTCTATGACCAGCTCAAGAGCCGTACTAACGGCTATGCCTCCCTGGATTACGAGTTCGACGGATACCGTGACGCCCGCCTGGTGAAGATAGACGTGCTGGTCAACAACATACTGGTGGACGCTTTTTCCCGCATCGTGCCGCCGGAACAGGCTCAAGATGTCGGCAAGTCTCTGGTCCACAAGCTGAAGGAGGTGATTCCTCGCCAGATGTTCACTATTCCCATCCAGGCGGCGGTCGGCGGCCGGATAGTGGCCCGGGCGGATATCCCGGCCAAACGCAAGGATGTGCTGGCCAAGTGTTACGGCGGTGATATCACCCGTAAGCGTAAACTCCTGGAAAAACAGAAAGAAGGCAAGAAAAAGATGAAGACCATCGGGCAGGTCGAAGTGCCGAAGGAAGCCTTTTTAAGTGTTCTGAAAACCGATTTGAAATAGCCGCCACTCCGGTTTTCGGCTCAGACCAGATTATGTTAATATTTAAGGAACCTCTGAAAAACACATAGTTGTAAAGTTTCGGTGATATTGTTGGTGATATCTTGCGCCCACGAAGCGAAACCGCAGTGTTTTTGGCAGGTTACACCGGCCTTTATCCGGTTTGCTCCACCCTGAAGGAGCGGTTTTCCGGTTATTGGGCGCAATTCACCCTTCAGGTTGCCATCATGCTTAATTCCCGGCGTACCAGATATAAATTAGCCAGCGTGAACAGGCTGAAGACCTGCACCATATTCTTGTGGAGGCCTTTGTATTTGACCTTCCGGTATCGCCATAGATGCTTGACCACCAGAAACGCATGCTCACCCTTGGCTCGAACTTTGCCTTGTCTTCGGTTAAACTCGGCGTCTTCCGGTGTCAGTTGATAGTGCCGGCTGGCTTTGCGTTTTACCCGCCAATCAATGCCTCGGGATTCGTAACGTCTTTGCCTTTCCTCACTGGTATAGGCTTTATCTCCATAGACCGCCTTTTCCTCTCCGTGCAGTAACTTATCCATGACCTGTGAATCATGAACTGAGGCATCGGTCACCACTATCGTATGCGCCAGTCCCTTGCCGGTGTCTGCGCCTATATGAGCCTTCATGCCAAAATACCACTGATTCCCCTTTTTGGTCTGTCGCATCTGTGGGTCTCGGGCCTTATCCCGGTTTTTGGTCGAAGATGGCGCATTGATTATCGTAGCGTCGACTATTGTCCCTTCTTTTAACAATAAACCTTTGTCTGAAAGATAATTCCTTGTCTTTTCAAATAACGCCATGGTCAGATTGTGCTTCTCCAGCAGATGACGAAAATGCAGTATAGTACTTTCATCCGGTACAGGGTCAGATTGGATATCGATTCCGGCAAATCGTCTCATCGATTCTATATCGTAAAGCGCGTCTTCCATCGCCGGATCCGATAAACCGTACCACTGTTGCATGAAATATATCCGTAGCATGCGCTCCAGCGGCATTGGATGTCGACCATTACCGGCTTTGGGGTAATACTCAACTATGATTTCCAGTAGTTCTTTCCAGGGAATTACCCGATCCATTTCCTGAAGGAATACTTCCCGTCGCGTCTGTTTCTTTTTGTTAGCATAAGCCAGACTGGCAAATGACAAGGTCTTCATTAACTTCGCCATCCTTCGTTTATGGATGACTAATTATACCTCATCAAACGTGACTTGTTCAGAGATTCCTTAATGCCAGTTAATTGAAAAGGAGTCAATAGATTTTATGAACCAGCCCCGTAAGCCAGTGTGTTACATCGTCGGTATCGGACCAGGCGGCTCGCCTAAATGGCTGACTCATGCCGCGGAAGACGCCGTCCGCGAATCCGATATCATTCTGGCCTGGGACTGGTCGCTGAAACCGGTCAAGGACCTGGCTAACGGCAAGGTTATCTTTTTCCAGGGAACTAAAGACTACCTTCAGAAGGAAAAGGAAGCTGCTGAACGCGCCCTGAAGACCGGGGAAACAGTGGCCGTCCTTCGGGTGGGCGACCCCTGCGTATCTTCCAGCCTGGCTCAGGTGCTGGGGGTGTTCAAGGACTTCGATATCCGCATCATCCCCTCCGCCGGCGCCGCCCAGTTTGCCGCCGCCAAGGCACAGATTTGCCTGGATGAATCGGTGCTGGTGTCCTTCCATGATGGCCGCGAAGAGGTCAAGCAACTGAAACTGAAATTCCTGGTGGACAGCTTTCGGATGGGGCGCAATCTACTGATGCTTACCAATGAAACCCAGGTTCCCCGGCAGACCGCCCGTTATCTGCTGGACAACGGTATTCCGGCGGAGACGTCAACGCTGATCTGCGAATACCTGACTATGGAAGATGAGCAGGTCTACGAGTTGACACTGGGCGATGTGGTCGATAACGACTACCGGTTAACTTCGGTGATGGTGGTCAAGAATTCCACGCCGCACGAATGTTGCGTCTGAAAAGCGGGAGCAACCGCTGATGATGACTGACGATAATCCTGAAGTGATGCCGTCCCGCCGACCGCTCAAACGCGGTCTGGTTCAGGTATTCACCGGCGACGGCCGGGGCAAGACCTCTGCCGGTCTGGGAACCGCTTTACGGGCTTCGGGCCGTGGCCTGAGGGTCTATATCGTTTATTTCATGAATACCAGCTATGATTCCGGGGAACATGAGGTGTTGTACCGGTTGCCCGGGGTCAGTTGGGTCGCTTTCGGTCCAGGACTGGTCAGACATCCGGAACAACCGTCACCGGAAATCAGAGACAAAGCGTCACAGGCTTTGGCCGAGGCCCGTCGGGCGATGCTGTCCGGTGATTACGATGTTCTTATCCTGGATGAGTTGAACATCGTGACCGGATGGGGCTGGCTGGAAACAGATGACGTTCTGAGTCTCATCAAGGACAAACCCGAGCAGGTGGAACTGGTGATGACCGGTCGCCTGGCCCCGCCGGAAATCAGGGACGCCGCCGATTTGGTGACCGAAATGAAAAAGATCAAGCATCCGTTCGACGCCGGTATCCCGGCCCGGCAGGGTATCGAGTACTGATACCGGTCACTACCGTCATGCCGGTCAGCGACGGTATCGTAATCGGCACATCGTTTTGTTACAATAGAGATATTCACAAGGAGCATATATGTCATCAAAGAATGAATCCGACCAGGGTAACCGCAACGAGATACGCATTACTACCGGTTGCAGTGAAGAACAAGCCTGTCCCAAGAAGAAACGCAAGCGGGTTTCCGCCCAGGAAGACATGACCCTGACCATTCTCATTGAGATTCCCAAGGGCAGTCGCAACAAGTACGAATGGGATAAGGAACGGAAGATAATAAAGTTCGACCGGATGCTGTTTTCCGCCGTGCATTATCCTTCAGATTACGGTTTCATCCTGGATACCCTGGCCGAGGACTCCGATCCCCTGGACGCGCTGGTGCTGGTATCCGAACCGACTTTCCCCGGCTGTCTCATCGATGCCAAACCGGTCGGGTTGTTCCGGATGTGGGACGAAAAAGGTCCGGATGAGAAAATTTTGTGCGTTCCCATGGGCGACCCGCACTGGAACTTCATCAAGGAACTGTCGGACGTGCCGGCCCATCTGTTGAAGGAAATCGAGCATTTCTTCAATATCTACAAGGAATTGGAGGAAAAGAAAACCGGTGTCGAGGGCTGGGAAGATCGCGATTCAGCCATCAAAGCCGTGCTGGCGTCACGGAAACGTTACGCCGGCCAGAAGAAAGAGATCGGTGCCAGCATCATCTGATCAGTGTTCATGCCGGAGCAGTTTTTCATATACTGCCGCCAGTTCGGCGGCTCGGGCAACGGCATCATTGTATCCGTCGGTGTCCCGGATGATGATTCTGTCCTGTAGCGGTTCCAGCCGGTTCAGGGCATCAAGGGTAAACTTATCGTCTGGAGTTATGATGACTTCGAACATCCTGAGTGCATGTTCGGCCGACCAGCGGATCATGCCGCCGGCGGCATCTCTGGTCACATCCGGGCCGGTGACGGACAGTACCGTCGGCCGGAAGCGCAGGAAACGCCGGTACACTGCCGTCAGGATCCCGTGGGAACTCAGTCCGTGAGCGTGGATTATTTGGGGCCGGAGCCACAGGAGCAACGGCGCTGCCGTCAGAAAAGCGCCGTAGGTGAGCGGATAGCGAACACCGAGCGGCAGGGTATGCCTCGCCACCTCGGGTGCCTGAAGTGAACCCTTATCCTTGACCCGGTGGCCGACCATGTGAACGTCCCAGCCGGTCTTTTTCAGTTCACCGGCTGTTCTTACGTCCATAGCAGATGGCTGTTCCAACAGCCAGACGATTTTCCGTGCTTCTATCGATTTCATGGGGCTTACTATAACCTATCGGTGGGCATGACGTAAATCAGCCGGTCATCGCGATTGACAGCCGCGGCTTCTGTGATAGAATGGCTGAAATGACACCCGACGGATATTGCTTTTGACACACCAAACCACAACCGCCATCATCTTGGCCGCCGGGGAAGGGCGGCGGATGCGGCCCCTGACGGCGCGGCGGCCAAAGGTGATGCTACCGCTGGCGGGCTACCCGATACTTGAACACCTGGTCGTTGCCTGCCGCAACGGCGGGATCGATGAAATAGTACTTATCGTCGGTTATTATGAGGAAGAAGTACGACGTCACTTCGGTGACGGCTCCGGGTTCGATGTCCGGCTGAGTTACGCGGTTCAGCGTCTGCCGCTGGGGACCGCTGACGCCGTGTCTCTGGTCGAGCCGCTGGTGGCCGGTAAGTCCTTCCTGGTGCTCAACGGTGACATTACCCTGGGGGCTGAAGATATTCGGCGCCTGGCGGCGGTGAAAGTCCCGGCCATGGGTATTGTCGAACGGGCATCCGTTGCCGGTCTGGGCGTGGTGGAAATTGCCGACGACCGGGTAGCGCGACTTCATGAAAAGGTTGAGAACCCGCCGACCCGACTGGTCAACAGCGGCCTGTATCATTTTGATTCCGGTATCTTCGATTTTATCCGTATTACGGATAAATCATCCCGTGGCGAGTATGAAATCACCGATGTCATTCAGCGAATGATAGACTCCGGAAGAGGTGTCGGTTATATTTTTCTTCACGACTGGCAGGATATCGGCGACCCGCAGGCTTTGCTGTCAGCCAACAGAGCCAGTTTGTCGGCTATGACAGACGCGGATACGGCAGGGGCGGAGCTGGAACCAGGGGTGGTCATCAAGGGGGCGGTCCGGGTTGGCGGGGGCAGTTGGCTCCGGGCCGGCACCTATATCGAAGGCCCGGTTGTCATCGGCCAGGGCTGTGATCTGGGGCCGAACTGTTACCTGCGGCCGGGAACTGTAATCGGTGATCATTGTCGCATCGGCGCCGGGGTGGAGGTCAAGAACTCGGTCATCATGGATGGAAGCCGGGTGCCGCACCTCAGTTATATCGGTGATAGCGTTATCGGGCGTAACTGTAATATCGGTGCTGGTACCCAGGTGGCTAATCTGAGGCTGGACGGCCATCCGGCAGACGGTTGTCATCGTAAAGTCGGAGTCATCATGGGAGACGGGGTGGTCACCGGTATCAACTCAAGTATCAATCCGGGCACGATAATCGGCGCTGATGTCGTGATCGGTCCGGGCGCGGTGGTATCCGGAAGCATCAAGGCCGGTAGCCGGGTTTTTTAATCGTGGCCGGTGAAGGATTATAATGGTATCAGTGAATCATGATTGAACAGGCGATAATTCTGGCGGCGGGAGAGGGGCAGAGGTTACGGCCGTTTACGGCTGGCCGGCCCAAAGTGATGCTTAAAGTCGGCGGCAAACCGTTGTTGGAATACGTTATCCAGGCGGTGAGCGACAACGGTATCCGCGATGTCGTCATCGTGACCGGCTATCACCGTGAACAGATATTAGACTATTTCGGCGGCGGCGCGGCCTGGGGTATCGATATCCATTACGTGGTTCAGGAACAACAGGCCGGTACAGCCCATGCCCTGGCCCAGGCGGCCGGCTGGGCTGATGACGAATTCCTGATTCTGCCGGGAGACCATTTTATAGATGGCCGGACCATAAAGGATATATGTCACGCCGACAGTCCGGCCTTGTTGACCGCCCTGGTGCCGGAGGCGGATACAGTGCGTTACGGCGTCCTGGAATTAGTTGACGGCATGGTGCGGTCGGTAGTGGAAAAACCTCGGGAACCGTGCTGTGCTCCGGTCAGTACCGGTATTTTCGCCTTCGACCGGAGTGTTTTCGATTACCTGGCCGGTGAGGCCGATTTACCGGGCGTTATCAACCGTGTGGTCGGAGACGGAGTCGAAATCAAAGCCATACCTGTCGATGGTCCCTGGCTGGACATCGTATTTCCCCGGGATATTCTGGCCCTGAACTCATTCCTTTTGTTGCAGAATCCGGAGAAGGTGATCGAAGGTGTTGTCGAGGATGGTGTCGCTATCAGGGGCAATGTGGTTACCGGTGCTGGAACCAGGATCCGTTCCGGCAGTTATCTGACCGGTCCGGTAATCATCGGCGGAGGCTGTGATATCGGCCCGGGAACGGTCATTGGTTCCGGGAGCAGTATTGGTCACAATGTCCGTATCGGTCCTCACTGTGTCATCGAGAATTCGGTCATTGGCGATGACGTGGAGATGGGCGCCGGGTGTTTCCTGGCTTCCGGGGTCATCGACGGCGGTTGCCGCATCGGCCCGGGATTCCGGGCGCCGGAGGGCGCCATTGTTTTGGTAGTCGAGGCAGGAGCGGAGAGTGAGTCAACCGGGTCGATGATAGGGCGTAATTGCCGGATTGGCCCTGGGGTGGTCAGTCTTCCCGGCAGTATCATTGGCAACGACTGCGACGTGGCGGCATTGAAAGTAATAAGCGGTTGTATTGCCGATGCCAGCAGGATCGTCTGATATGTGCGGGATTGTCGGTTACAGCGGTTTTCGCCAGGCTCAGCCGCTGTTGGAGCAGGCGCTGGAGAAACTGGAGTATCGGGGTTATGATTCCTGGGGTGTAGCCGTGGGCGGCGATATCCTGGAGTGCATCCGGGATACTGGAAGAATTGCCGAGCGCTCCCCGGGCGTCCGACTGTCGGGTCATATCGGCATAGCTCATACCCGCTGGGCCAGTTGTGGAGCTCCGAACAGGGAAAACGCTCACCCGCTGACCGACTGTTCGGGTCTTATTGCCGTGGCCCATAACGGCAATATTACCAACCATCAGGAAATCAAACATGAGTTGAAAAAAAAGGGGCATACTTTCAGTTCCACCACTGATTCCGAGGTTGTTGCTCACCTCATTGAGGAGCATTATCAGGGAAACTTGACCGACGCCCTGACGCGAAGCCTCGGGTTTATCGAGGGTTCCTACGCCATCGTCGCTATGCGACAGGGCGGCCGTGAGCTGACGGCCGCCAGACGGGGCAGTCCTCTGGTGGTAGGACTGGGCGACAACGAAAACTGGCTGGCCTCCGATGTGATGGCGCTGGCTGATCACACCGGGCGGATTATCCACCTGGAGGACGGTGATGTGGTGTCGGTCAGCCCTGACGGAGTGGCCGTTACTCATGACGGGCAGACTGTTATTCGTCCGGTGACCCAGATAAAATGGACGGCCACGGCGACCGACCGTGGCGGCTATCGGCATTTCATGCTCAAGGAAATCCACGAGCAGTCCAGTATGTGGCGTGATAATGCCGGACGCTGGCTGGCGTCAGCCCAGGAACCGGGTCTGGCCCGCCTATGGGGAAAAAACGTAGTGCCGCCCCTGATTCTGGGTTGCGGCAGTTCATATTATGCCGGACTGACTGCCAGGTACGCCATGGAGGAACTGACGGGGCGCCAGGTGCGGGTGGAACTGGCTTCAGAGTTCGGGCATCGGTCCGGCGACATCAGGTTCGACCGGCTGGTAGTTGGCCTGACCCAGTCAGGTGAAACTGCCGATACGCTGAATGCTCTCCGGCCGCTGAAACAGTCCGGTGCCAGCGTGGTCGCTGTCACTAACGTCGCCGAGTCGAGCGTAACCAGACTGGCCGACCGGACCGTTCTGATGGGCGCTGGTCCCGAAGTCAGTGTAGCCGCCACCAAGACTTTTACCGCGCAGTTGGGCGTCCTGTATGCCTTGGCGCTGGGCAATCTTTCATCGGAAACCGCAGGACGGAACCACCTCATGGATTCTTTTCGGGAATTGCCGGCCTTTATCCAACGGGTGCTGGACAACGTCGGGGAAATCGAATCAGCCGGACGGTGGCTGGCGGATTATAATAATGTCATGTGTATCGGTCGGGGGCCTGCTTATCCTCTGGCCCGGGAAATGGCTTTGAAACTCAAGGAAATCGCTTACATTCATGCCGAAGCCTGTCCCGCCGGAGAGTTGAAGCACGGCTCTCTGGCCCTCATATCAGCCGAACTGCCGGTGATAGCCCTGTTCGGTCATCAGGCTGATGGCAGTCGCCGGGCGATGGTTACGGCGGTACGCGAGATAAAAGCCCGGGGCGCTCCGGTACTGGCGCTGGTACCCGGCGATGATCATGATGTCAGGCAACTGGTCGACGTCTGTATCGCTTTGCCGGTGGTACACTTCCTGTTTCAGTCGGCGGTGTCGGCGTCTGCTGTTCAGTTGCTGGCTTATCATACAGCCGTGGCGACCGGCCGGCCGGTGGACCGGCCGAGGCACCTGGCGAAAAGCGTAACAGTGGAATAAGTAAATGGAGGTTCATATGTTCAAGTCAATACTGGTTCCCCTCGACGGCTCGGCGCTGGCCGAATCCATTCTGCCACAGGCAGTGGCCATTGCCGAACCGGCCGGGGCTGAGGTGACGCTGTTGCGGGTTATTGAGCCTCTGGACAAAGGGGTGAGGGAAACGATGGGACGGGAACTGGCCGCCAGGCTGGATGAAGTCACCATCGAGGAAGCTCAGGCTTATCTGGACGGCATCGCCGGGAAACTGACTGCCGAGGGTTTGTCCGTCCGTTCCGCGGTCATTACCGGCCAGCCGGCGCAGGCGATTATCGAGTACGTGGGAGCTCATGCTGTCAATTTGATTGTCATGGCCAGCCATGGCCGGAGCGGCCTGTCACGATGGGCCTTCGGCAGTGTCACTGACAAGGTGTTGCACCGGTCTCCGGTGCCGGTGATGGTCGGTCCGGTTCCCGGCAGTAACCGCGGCTAGCGAGAGTACAAACCGGTAATCACTGATTCGGCCAGTGCATGGCCGTCAATGGCGGCGTCGAAACTGTCCCTGCCGGAGCCTGGAGGCAACGGGATGACGGTATCAAGCGCCATCAGGCGGTAGATATAACGGTGCGGGGCGCCGGGGGGAGGGCAGGAAGGATAATAACCGTAACTGCCGCCGGAATTGACGCCCTGGCGCAGACCATTGGGCAATTCCGCTTTCCGCGCCATATTGGACGGTATCCGGTGAGCGTCGGTGGGGATGTTCCACACCATCCAATGGGTGAAAGTCCCTCCGGGGGCGTCGGGATCATCCATCACAAGGGCCAGGCTGAGGGTTCCGGCCGGTAGCATCTCCCAGGTTACCTCCGGCGACAGGCCGGCGCCATCACAGGTGTGACTGGTCGGTATTACCGCGCCATCGACGATACCCTCAATACTCATCTTCATGCGGAATGCCTCCCGGTATTTTTTCAATCCAGCCAGTTGATCAGTTGCGGCAGACTTTCTATCCTCGGGCAATCCGCTGGAGCATCTGCCAGGCCGCCGCGGGCGACAAGGATGCCTTTCATGCCGACGGCCGAAGCACCCAGCACGTCTATCTGGTACTGGTCGCCGACAAAAGCCGACCGTTCGGCGGTAGCCCCGGCCTGTCGCAGAGCCTCGGCGAATATTTCAGGATGCGGTTTGGTGAAGCCGGTTTCCCTTGAGGTGACGACGGTTTCCAGAAAACTCGACAGCCCCAGTTCATCAAGCATCGGCGAGATGTCTTTATCGACGTTGGACACCAGTCCGAGGGAGATTTCCCTTCGCTGCAGTTCGGTCAGGGCCGGGATGACATCGTCGAAAAGCACGGTCTTGAATTTGAAATCCTTCAAGCGCAACAGCGCTGACCGTACCAGGTCTGGATCAGGTTGAATACCGCCTTCCCGGAGCACGATGGACTGGTGGCGGGCATAAATGGCATCGACTTCCTGCGGTTCACGCCGGCTGAGCGGTTTTTTGGCGTTTTCGGTGTAAAAATACTCATCGGCGACGGCGAAAGCCCGGCGGAACCTGTCCGGCGGCGCCTTGATGCCGAGTTCATCCAGAACTCGGTATTCCAATTCCTCGCGCGGCGGGTCATAACCGATGAGGGTCTGATAGAGGTCGAAAAAGACGTGTGTGATCAAATAACGCTCCCGTAACAATGATTGAGAAGCCCATTCTATAACAAGGCGCCAGGGGGAAGCAATCGAATAAAAATTGTTTGGTAAGCGTTCTCCCTTGTTGTATAATCGTAGACGCAATGGCTTATCGTAAAATACTGGTGCCCCTTGATGGCTCGGAATCGGCAGAGCAGGCTCTGCCTTTTGTCCGGCAGGTAGCCGGTTCCGATACCGAGTTGGTGTTATTCAGCGTCTGCCCGGAAGACGAACAGAGACTGTGCCGGTTGAATCAAGTTTATCTGGAAGTTCAGTCCAAAGCCCTGGAGGCCGATGGTTTCAAGACCAGTATTCGTACCGAACCTGGAGAATTGGCCGAGCGCATCAAGCGGTTTGTCGCCCGGCAGAAGGTGGATCTGATTGTTGCCTGCCGCCAGCCGCATACTGACCTGAACCGGGAAGACAAGATGTTGCAGAACCTGGTTTCGAAACAATGTTCTCTACTGTTGATAAAGCCCGGAACGGTCAATCGGCCCATCAAGCGGATTCTGTTGCCGCTGGATGGTTCGGTGTTGTCCGAAGAGGTGGTGCCGTATGTCCTTGAACTGGCCGGCAATACCGGTGCCGAGGTGGTGCTGTTGTCGGTCAATGCCTTCCCGGAAATTCATTCCGACCGGCCGCCCTCAGCCAGGCCGAGCTGGGAAGAATACGCCCTCATTCTGATGAAGGAGACTCGGGAGCAGGCCGGTGATTACCTGGAAAGGGTGTCCGATGAATTCAGCGCCGCGGACGTGCCGGCGCGAACCCTGGTGCTGTTCGGTGGCGTGGCGGAGAGCATATTGAAGGCCTCCGAAGATGAAAAAGCGGATTTGATAGCCATGAGCACTCATGCACGGTCCGGAATCGACCGCTGGGTGTTTGGGTCGGTAACGGCGACGGTCAGCGCCACCAGCCGGTTGCCCCTGTTGTTGGTAAAGGGAAGCTGAAGGGCAACTACCTGTTATCAGTGGTGGCTGGCGGCCGAATCTGATTTATTATTCCAATAGGAAGGTGTTGACTGTTGAGCCCAATTCGCATTGTTCCGGCGATACTTACCGATGACCCTCAGGAGCTGACGGCGATGCGAGACATCATGTCCGGTGTGGTCGACTGGGTCCAGGTGGACATCATGGACGGCAGGTTCGTGCCTTCACGAAGTATCGGCTGGGAGGAGATAAGGGACGCCCGTCTGCCTTTCGGCTGGGAAGCACACCTGATGGTTGAAAACCCGGTGGATTATTTCAAGGGTTTCAAGGCCGCCGGCGCCGAGCGTGTCATTTTTCATTATGAAACTGTATCCGATCCGTCGACAGTGACGGTAGCGGCCAGAGAGGCCGGACTGACGGTGGGCATGGCGGTCAACCCCGAAACATCGGTGGAAGACATTTGTCAGTGGCTTGACAGCCTGGATCATGTGCTGTT
This window encodes:
- a CDS encoding UspA domain protein (PFAM: UspA domain protein~KEGG: cag:Cagg_0943 UspA domain protein), yielding MFKSILVPLDGSALAESILPQAVAIAEPAGAEVTLLRVIEPLDKGVRETMGRELAARLDEVTIEEAQAYLDGIAGKLTAEGLSVRSAVITGQPAQAIIEYVGAHAVNLIVMASHGRSGLSRWAFGSVTDKVLHRSPVPVMVGPVPGSNRG
- a CDS encoding PEBP family protein (PFAM: PEBP family protein~KEGG: kcr:Kcr_0969 PEBP family protein), which gives rise to MKMSIEGIVDGAVIPTSHTCDGAGLSPEVTWEMLPAGTLSLALVMDDPDAPGGTFTHWMVWNIPTDAHRIPSNMARKAELPNGLRQGVNSGGSYGYYPSCPPPGAPHRYIYRLMALDTVIPLPPGSGRDSFDAAIDGHALAESVITGLYSR
- a CDS encoding Haloacid dehalogenase domain protein hydrolase (PFAM: Haloacid dehalogenase domain protein hydrolase~KEGG: det:DET0533 HAD family hydrolase), with protein sequence MITHVFFDLYQTLIGYDPPREELEYRVLDELGIKAPPDRFRRAFAVADEYFYTENAKKPLSRREPQEVDAIYARHQSIVLREGGIQPDPDLVRSALLRLKDFKFKTVLFDDVIPALTELQRREISLGLVSNVDKDISPMLDELGLSSFLETVVTSRETGFTKPHPEIFAEALRQAGATAERSAFVGDQYQIDVLGASAVGMKGILVARGGLADAPADCPRIESLPQLINWLD
- a CDS encoding UspA domain protein (PFAM: UspA domain protein~KEGG: det:DET0640 universal stress protein), yielding MAYRKILVPLDGSESAEQALPFVRQVAGSDTELVLFSVCPEDEQRLCRLNQVYLEVQSKALEADGFKTSIRTEPGELAERIKRFVARQKVDLIVACRQPHTDLNREDKMLQNLVSKQCSLLLIKPGTVNRPIKRILLPLDGSVLSEEVVPYVLELAGNTGAEVVLLSVNAFPEIHSDRPPSARPSWEEYALILMKETREQAGDYLERVSDEFSAADVPARTLVLFGGVAESILKASEDEKADLIAMSTHARSGIDRWVFGSVTATVSATSRLPLLLVKGS
- a CDS encoding Ribulose-phosphate 3-epimerase (manually curated~KEGG: deg:DehalGT_0576 ribulose-phosphate 3-epimerase~PFAM: ribulose-phosphate 3-epimerase), which produces MSPIRIVPAILTDDPQELTAMRDIMSGVVDWVQVDIMDGRFVPSRSIGWEEIRDARLPFGWEAHLMVENPVDYFKGFKAAGAERVIFHYETVSDPSTVTVAAREAGLTVGMAVNPETSVEDICQWLDSLDHVLLMSVHPGFYGAKFLPEVLAKIEQLRRYAPGLTIGIDGGIKEENLLEVASRGVDDICVGSGVFRATDPAAAFQRLQAMVTSFPGA